One genomic segment of Vibrio agarivorans includes these proteins:
- a CDS encoding HupE/UreJ family protein, whose translation MNRLLVLILSLFPAVAFAHSAESTAGFLSGVIHPMTGWDHLLAMIAVGVLSSRYGGSTIWQVPAAFIASMLVGLYLGEAGMVIRYYEPAIALSLVLFGALIAYRATPSLFVMLPIVLFFGVFHGYAHGIEIGGLINPTGFRKGFFMGSVVIHVVGVMLGMVPKQYCRYHQGVIFSGYGFIVAGGMSLIFG comes from the coding sequence ATGAATCGGTTATTGGTTTTAATATTGTCCCTCTTTCCAGCGGTCGCTTTCGCGCATAGTGCAGAAAGCACGGCAGGGTTTCTTAGTGGAGTGATTCACCCAATGACGGGTTGGGATCATCTCCTCGCAATGATCGCTGTTGGCGTGTTGAGCAGTCGCTACGGCGGCTCAACAATTTGGCAAGTACCGGCAGCTTTCATCGCTTCAATGCTAGTGGGGTTGTACCTTGGCGAGGCGGGTATGGTTATTCGTTACTATGAACCAGCGATAGCGCTTTCGTTAGTGCTGTTTGGTGCATTGATAGCTTATCGAGCAACGCCTTCACTGTTTGTCATGCTTCCCATTGTGCTCTTTTTTGGCGTGTTTCACGGTTATGCCCATGGTATCGAGATTGGCGGTTTAATCAACCCGACCGGCTTTCGCAAGGGCTTCTTTATGGGCTCGGTGGTGATCCATGTTGTTGGGGTTATGTTAGGCATGGTGCCTAAACAGTATTGTCGGTATCACCAAGGGGTGATTTTTAGTGGCTATGGCTTTATAGTCGCTGGTGGTATGAGTCTGATTTTTGGATAG
- a CDS encoding type I restriction endonuclease subunit R: protein MFNEQTVTENGIIDRLKGLSGVKWNYCHGESLPKQTHDIFVDTWLKDALCSLNPDIGKNPDYADEVIYKIRGLMQEAKHTGLVKANENFHEWLMAEKSLPFGESGDHITIKLIDFDTPENNHFVVSQQVHFIAATEVFFDIVLYVNGIPLVVGEVKSATRPSVTWQDGAADFMGGQKHYWKNVEPFFVPNLLCFASEGSTFAYGAINARVKDWGPWHKTDQRDEIPASLATVLDSCEGLLNPETLLQMLESFALFSTVKTGKDTPPKRIKILPRYPQFEAAKQIVERVKKGYPKKGLIWHFQGSGKSLLMLYAARMLRADNKLKNPTVLIVVDRRDLDSQINETFGGADVKNLIKVQSCRKLGEHIEQDSRGILITTVFKFKDVDIDESNENGLNSRDNIIVLVDEAHRTQEGSLGDKMRWALPHAHFYGLTGTPISGIDRNTFKLFGAEEDEGRYMNRYSYKQSIRDKATNAVKFEPRLAELRVDRAAIDEAFEQMVKDNDLDADEKMALSKRAGRLAIMLKAPKRMAAVSEDIANHFISHVKPKQMKGMVVVYDRDACVQMYYLLGRKLGFDAVEVVMNVDQAPLKDEDVSKKGKVNKDWRKWKQDLELPIKESDFERWQEIDGNDQKQKSLIEDYKDPKQPLQLLIVTAKLLTGFDAPICYCMYLDKPLRDHTLLQAMCRTNRLYETDNVSKQMGLIIDYLGVFENLRTALAYDPEEIDGVVEGIEAFKELLPAQLDKCLSFFPNVDRTIDGFEGIMAAQACLPTNEKRDEFAASFGVLAKLWSAINPDAFLTPYRADYKWLVQIYESVRPVGQTGSLVWAALGPETIKMIHEHTDINRIRDDIDELIMDEHAIFTLTEKEQEKRASQLEIDLMGRLRGSGNPKFVALGERLEKLRQDYEAGVIKAIDWLKGLLDTAKDTVQVERETGDSPVTQEDNKQALTKLFLETRPESTPKLIGDVVEQIDKIVKAKRFKGWQSSNSGPREIQKALLLTLAQFGLGKDKELFAKAYGYIEEHY, encoded by the coding sequence ATGTTTAACGAACAAACCGTCACAGAAAATGGGATTATTGACCGTTTAAAAGGCTTAAGCGGAGTAAAGTGGAATTACTGCCACGGTGAGAGCTTACCCAAGCAAACACACGATATCTTTGTTGATACTTGGCTAAAAGATGCGCTTTGTTCGTTAAACCCGGATATTGGTAAAAATCCTGATTATGCCGATGAGGTTATCTATAAGATTCGCGGCTTGATGCAAGAAGCCAAGCATACCGGATTGGTCAAAGCCAATGAGAATTTTCATGAATGGTTAATGGCAGAGAAAAGCCTACCGTTTGGTGAGAGCGGCGACCATATTACTATCAAGCTAATTGACTTTGATACCCCTGAAAACAACCACTTTGTTGTTTCTCAACAGGTTCACTTCATTGCTGCGACAGAGGTGTTCTTCGATATCGTTCTCTATGTAAACGGTATTCCGTTGGTGGTGGGGGAAGTAAAATCTGCCACTCGTCCAAGTGTCACTTGGCAAGATGGTGCTGCTGATTTTATGGGTGGTCAAAAGCACTATTGGAAAAATGTTGAGCCGTTCTTCGTGCCAAACCTTCTGTGCTTTGCTTCTGAGGGAAGCACCTTTGCTTATGGTGCAATTAATGCTCGAGTGAAAGATTGGGGGCCATGGCATAAAACCGATCAGCGAGATGAGATTCCAGCTAGCTTAGCTACCGTACTTGATAGCTGTGAAGGTTTGTTAAACCCAGAAACCTTGCTGCAAATGCTAGAATCATTCGCGTTGTTCTCAACGGTGAAGACAGGTAAAGACACGCCACCTAAACGCATTAAAATCTTACCGCGTTATCCGCAATTTGAAGCCGCAAAGCAAATTGTTGAACGTGTAAAAAAAGGCTATCCGAAGAAAGGGCTTATCTGGCACTTCCAAGGTTCTGGTAAGTCTTTGCTTATGCTCTATGCCGCTCGTATGCTCCGTGCGGATAACAAGTTGAAAAATCCAACCGTGTTGATTGTGGTAGACCGTCGAGATCTCGATAGCCAAATCAATGAAACCTTTGGTGGGGCCGATGTCAAAAACCTCATCAAAGTACAAAGCTGTAGAAAGCTTGGTGAGCATATAGAACAAGATAGTCGCGGTATTTTGATCACCACCGTCTTCAAGTTTAAAGATGTTGATATCGATGAGAGTAATGAAAACGGTCTAAATAGTCGTGACAACATTATCGTGCTGGTGGATGAAGCGCACCGAACTCAAGAGGGCTCCCTCGGCGACAAAATGCGCTGGGCGCTACCTCACGCTCACTTCTATGGCTTAACTGGTACACCAATTTCTGGTATCGATCGCAATACCTTTAAACTCTTTGGTGCCGAAGAGGATGAAGGTCGCTACATGAACCGCTACAGCTATAAGCAGTCTATACGAGATAAAGCGACAAATGCAGTGAAGTTTGAGCCTCGTTTGGCTGAGCTTCGTGTGGATCGTGCCGCAATTGATGAAGCCTTTGAACAAATGGTCAAAGACAACGACCTAGACGCTGATGAGAAAATGGCATTGTCAAAACGTGCTGGCCGCTTAGCGATTATGTTGAAGGCGCCAAAGCGCATGGCGGCAGTAAGCGAAGATATTGCCAATCACTTTATAAGTCATGTAAAGCCGAAGCAGATGAAAGGCATGGTTGTGGTCTATGACCGAGATGCCTGTGTTCAGATGTATTATTTACTCGGTAGGAAACTGGGCTTTGATGCGGTAGAAGTGGTCATGAACGTCGACCAAGCACCGCTCAAAGATGAAGATGTAAGTAAGAAAGGTAAGGTCAATAAAGACTGGCGTAAGTGGAAGCAAGACCTTGAGCTTCCTATCAAAGAGTCAGACTTTGAACGTTGGCAAGAGATTGATGGCAATGACCAAAAGCAGAAGAGCTTGATTGAGGATTACAAAGATCCAAAGCAACCGCTTCAATTGCTGATTGTTACCGCAAAACTGTTGACGGGATTTGATGCGCCTATCTGCTACTGCATGTATTTAGACAAGCCATTACGCGACCATACCTTGTTGCAGGCAATGTGTCGTACTAACCGTTTGTACGAGACTGACAATGTTAGCAAGCAAATGGGCCTCATCATTGATTACCTTGGTGTGTTTGAAAATCTACGTACTGCACTCGCGTATGATCCTGAAGAGATCGACGGCGTGGTAGAAGGCATTGAGGCCTTTAAAGAGCTACTGCCAGCTCAGCTAGATAAGTGTTTAAGCTTCTTCCCTAACGTTGACAGAACCATCGACGGCTTTGAAGGGATTATGGCAGCGCAAGCTTGCTTACCGACTAACGAAAAGCGCGATGAGTTTGCAGCCTCTTTTGGTGTGTTAGCTAAGTTGTGGTCGGCGATTAACCCTGATGCTTTCCTTACGCCTTACAGAGCTGATTATAAGTGGCTAGTACAAATCTATGAATCAGTTCGTCCAGTAGGTCAGACAGGCTCTCTCGTATGGGCTGCGTTAGGTCCAGAAACCATTAAGATGATCCATGAACATACTGATATCAACCGCATACGCGATGATATCGATGAGTTAATCATGGATGAACATGCGATCTTCACCCTGACTGAAAAAGAGCAAGAGAAGAGAGCAAGTCAGCTTGAAATTGATTTAATGGGCCGTTTACGTGGTAGTGGCAATCCTAAGTTTGTAGCTTTGGGGGAGCGCCTAGAGAAGCTTCGCCAGGACTATGAAGCCGGTGTAATCAAAGCGATCGACTGGCTTAAAGGGCTGCTTGATACAGCCAAAGATACGGTACAAGTGGAGCGTGAAACGGGCGACTCTCCTGTAACTCAAGAAGATAACAAACAAGCACTGACCAAGCTGTTCCTGGAGACACGCCCCGAAAGCACACCAAAGCTTATTGGTGATGTTGTAGAGCAGATAGACAAGATAGTAAAAGCCAAACGCTTTAAAGGCTGGCAGAGCTCGAACAGTGGCCCAAGAGAGATTCAAAAGGCATTGTTACTGACACTTGCCCAGTTTGGTTTAGGAAAGGACAAAGAGCTGTTCGCCAAGGCGTACGGTTATATTGAAGAGCATTATTAG
- a CDS encoding HupE/UreJ family protein, with amino-acid sequence MKSLFTHLLSMLVGTLILISFNVSAHGLEPIFISVVTNNDNNYRIELRLPDEFKEENSPYFAFPDDCQLTQFNNYISSVKCDESLIGKRLDIKFDYFVPQTSTLINYYDINGNNNLYDVTAKPYWDVPENIVQELQYSKFLLVGFEHILGGFDHVLFIICLLMVVNSKSQLIKAITGFTLAHSLTLVLVSVGVFQPAIEPIELIVALSVLLLAYEVATNSNSLTHRYPIVVSLICGLLHGIGFSSVLSEVNTFGALNLSSILFFNIGIELGQLLIVAAWLIVIKIGQLLSFDQAEVYKAKLTCIYLTGGLSLFWVLDRLFIWLESRAVVLFV; translated from the coding sequence ATGAAGTCTCTATTTACTCATCTTCTATCAATGTTAGTGGGAACATTGATTTTAATTTCATTTAACGTTTCTGCTCATGGCTTAGAACCTATTTTTATTTCTGTCGTAACGAACAATGATAACAATTATCGCATAGAGCTAAGACTTCCCGATGAATTTAAAGAAGAAAATAGTCCCTACTTCGCCTTTCCGGATGATTGTCAGCTCACTCAATTTAACAACTATATTTCTTCAGTCAAATGTGATGAAAGTCTGATTGGCAAAAGATTAGACATTAAATTTGACTATTTTGTACCACAAACGTCAACGCTCATAAATTATTATGACATTAATGGCAACAACAATCTATATGATGTAACCGCGAAACCTTATTGGGATGTTCCGGAAAACATCGTACAAGAGCTGCAATACAGTAAGTTTCTACTTGTTGGGTTTGAGCATATTCTTGGCGGTTTTGATCATGTGCTATTTATTATTTGCTTGCTAATGGTGGTGAATTCAAAGTCTCAACTTATCAAAGCTATTACAGGCTTTACTCTCGCACACTCCTTAACATTGGTCTTAGTCAGTGTTGGTGTTTTCCAACCAGCGATAGAGCCTATCGAGTTGATCGTCGCGTTAAGCGTCCTTCTGCTCGCTTATGAGGTAGCCACTAATAGTAATAGCCTTACGCACCGTTACCCCATCGTTGTATCACTGATCTGTGGTCTATTACATGGGATTGGCTTTTCATCAGTGTTGTCCGAGGTGAATACCTTTGGAGCGCTGAATCTCAGCAGTATTTTGTTCTTCAACATTGGCATAGAACTTGGTCAATTGTTGATCGTTGCTGCTTGGCTCATTGTGATTAAGATTGGCCAACTCTTATCCTTTGACCAAGCCGAGGTCTACAAGGCAAAACTTACCTGTATCTATCTCACCGGTGGGCTCTCATTATTTTGGGTGCTTGATCGATTGTTTATATGGCTCGAGTCACGAGCTGTTGTTCTATTTGTTTAA
- a CDS encoding Hachiman antiphage defense system protein HamA → MPWTNAHIQWLQDTGSVLTLACGKQAPVYRFHHDVNDQTKMAAWAKHFRNHYCDDNQIDLFKAPGQSRADYLLSMRFPSSTTAPGPSIRAGDFAEILVADYLTYLHNYTVPRTRYDRKGVPNESTKGSDVLAFKYNQTSPVDDALLVYEVKAKLSAGSKSMLQEAIDHSAKDHLRLAESLHGIKQRMIDRNELTSVGMINRFQDSVNQPYQLRFGAAAVCSDSAYDATLLAEADTTAHPHAQDLELLAIQGSELMSLAHALYERAAHEI, encoded by the coding sequence ATGCCGTGGACTAATGCGCATATTCAGTGGCTACAAGATACAGGAAGTGTTTTAACACTAGCATGTGGTAAGCAAGCACCTGTTTATCGTTTTCATCACGATGTAAATGATCAAACTAAAATGGCTGCGTGGGCCAAGCATTTTAGGAATCACTATTGTGATGACAATCAAATAGATTTATTCAAGGCTCCAGGGCAATCACGAGCTGATTATTTACTGTCGATGAGGTTTCCTAGTAGTACAACCGCACCAGGCCCTAGTATTCGAGCAGGAGATTTTGCTGAAATACTGGTCGCAGATTATTTGACGTATTTACATAACTACACGGTTCCTAGAACACGTTATGACCGAAAAGGTGTGCCGAATGAATCTACCAAGGGCTCTGATGTGTTGGCTTTTAAGTATAACCAAACCAGCCCAGTCGATGATGCGCTGTTAGTCTATGAAGTTAAAGCTAAGCTAAGTGCGGGATCTAAATCAATGCTTCAAGAAGCCATAGATCACTCAGCGAAAGACCATTTACGGTTGGCGGAATCTCTGCATGGGATAAAACAAAGGATGATTGATCGCAATGAGCTGACTAGTGTTGGTATGATCAATAGGTTTCAGGATTCTGTAAATCAGCCTTATCAATTGAGGTTTGGTGCTGCTGCGGTCTGTTCTGATAGCGCGTATGATGCAACTTTACTTGCCGAAGCTGATACCACTGCACATCCGCATGCACAAGATTTGGAGTTATTAGCTATTCAAGGAAGCGAGTTGATGTCACTTGCTCACGCACTTTACGAGAGGGCTGCTCATGAGATTTGA
- a CDS encoding purple acid phosphatase family protein: protein MKKSLLYTAMLIALPILGGCNSSSDDQPSGDGVYDREGEVANFLANPYLQYPTTDGMTVMFEPELLEGHSAESTVYYREQGNTGPYTPMTTVSSDYDDLGLVQRARITNLKSDTKYDYFVRSAGGDSKVYHFRTWPNESDLDQHSEFSFIAMSDTHASDRDRWGEGLTGLRDIYEHGIIKHECLNDVTLCNDLHAGVLIAGDLVYASNARKAYRDFFNSSHELASYLPVLPTPGNHEYDGGNIEAYDIYMDWPDQMGWHKARYTYSLDFLNLRMFFFNSFVQSDGGQEYQYDWTMEELENTANDGNFDYVLGITHAPCKSSMWTPGESKKSCDFVGLLHNYSEETGKLSSHIFGHTHSYTRANEMDVPHVGLNVATSVGRIDHFHEFAQKDYDTVAVSNDENGYNIMTFTAEGDKTITVTRRTGGSFYRGFQMDFPELETIVMHVNDGPTTPSIESFEVVDSGEVALAASAFDSRKETKHYESHWQLSSSEDFSQDVTNIWGNTTRAYNWWYNEEDFYDEEGNRLGECNPYADKDDALEDCVHSYPVDTQDGVDITQYKTFAAINPGQDIHARVRYRDEQLNWSEWSAPESIFFDGVSTGNLVINGDAEAGHEEGWTHYAKTDEQSENALRSLEKGACGIPDARGERVFQLGNLGGSDCNGYGYGFGGVAYQTIDAIEAFERYTGEEPLYVNYSSYMMNWNNENDDPIWMFVEFYDGDENLLGATDHIKANSPKVLTRYAGTTLAPIGTHFIRIVIESEHNSGTDTDSQFDDVELTLSMPN from the coding sequence ATGAAAAAGTCGCTTTTATATACTGCGATGTTAATTGCTCTGCCAATTCTTGGTGGCTGTAATTCTTCATCAGACGACCAACCTTCTGGTGATGGTGTTTATGACCGTGAAGGCGAGGTAGCTAATTTTCTAGCCAATCCTTACCTACAATATCCAACAACTGATGGCATGACAGTAATGTTTGAGCCTGAATTACTTGAAGGTCATAGCGCTGAGTCTACGGTTTATTACCGTGAGCAAGGGAATACCGGGCCTTACACACCGATGACAACAGTAAGCTCAGATTATGATGATTTAGGTCTAGTCCAAAGAGCGCGTATTACTAACCTAAAAAGTGATACTAAATATGACTATTTTGTCCGTAGCGCAGGTGGAGATTCCAAAGTTTATCACTTCCGCACTTGGCCAAACGAGAGCGACCTTGATCAACATAGTGAATTTAGTTTTATCGCGATGTCAGATACCCATGCCAGCGATCGCGATCGATGGGGTGAAGGCTTAACGGGTTTACGCGATATCTACGAGCACGGAATCATTAAGCACGAGTGTTTGAATGATGTCACGCTATGTAATGATTTACACGCTGGCGTGCTCATCGCTGGTGACCTCGTGTATGCATCGAATGCGCGTAAAGCTTACCGAGACTTCTTCAACTCATCTCATGAGCTAGCCTCATACTTACCAGTCCTGCCTACTCCTGGTAACCATGAATACGATGGCGGCAACATTGAGGCATACGATATCTATATGGATTGGCCAGATCAAATGGGATGGCATAAGGCTCGCTATACCTATTCATTGGATTTCCTAAACCTTCGTATGTTCTTCTTCAACAGCTTTGTTCAAAGTGACGGTGGCCAAGAGTACCAATATGATTGGACAATGGAAGAACTGGAAAATACAGCCAACGATGGTAACTTTGACTACGTATTAGGTATTACTCACGCACCATGTAAGTCTTCAATGTGGACACCAGGAGAGTCTAAAAAGTCTTGTGACTTTGTAGGTCTACTACATAACTACTCAGAAGAGACCGGCAAACTTTCGAGCCATATTTTCGGTCACACGCACTCTTACACGCGCGCCAATGAAATGGATGTACCTCACGTAGGCCTAAACGTTGCGACCTCTGTTGGTCGAATTGACCACTTCCACGAGTTTGCTCAAAAAGACTACGACACAGTGGCGGTTTCTAATGACGAAAACGGCTATAACATCATGACGTTTACCGCAGAGGGTGATAAAACTATCACCGTTACGCGTCGCACTGGTGGTAGCTTCTATCGTGGCTTCCAAATGGATTTCCCTGAACTTGAAACTATCGTGATGCATGTCAATGATGGTCCAACAACGCCTTCTATTGAGAGCTTCGAAGTTGTTGATAGCGGTGAGGTTGCTCTTGCAGCATCGGCATTCGACAGCCGTAAAGAAACCAAACACTACGAGTCTCACTGGCAACTTTCATCGAGCGAAGATTTCTCCCAAGATGTCACCAACATTTGGGGTAACACAACACGTGCCTATAACTGGTGGTATAACGAAGAGGACTTCTACGACGAAGAAGGCAATCGTCTGGGCGAATGTAACCCATACGCTGATAAAGATGATGCTCTAGAAGACTGTGTTCACTCTTACCCTGTTGACACGCAAGACGGCGTGGACATCACACAGTACAAAACGTTTGCAGCCATCAACCCTGGTCAAGACATTCATGCCCGTGTTCGTTATCGTGATGAGCAGTTGAACTGGTCTGAATGGTCAGCGCCTGAGTCTATCTTCTTTGACGGTGTTTCGACTGGAAACCTAGTCATCAATGGTGATGCGGAAGCAGGTCACGAAGAAGGCTGGACCCACTACGCAAAAACTGATGAGCAAAGTGAAAACGCACTACGTTCGCTAGAGAAAGGTGCCTGTGGTATCCCTGACGCACGTGGCGAGCGCGTGTTCCAGTTAGGCAACCTTGGTGGTTCTGATTGTAACGGCTATGGCTACGGATTTGGTGGTGTTGCTTACCAAACGATTGATGCGATTGAAGCGTTCGAGCGATACACTGGTGAAGAGCCACTTTACGTAAATTACTCTTCGTACATGATGAACTGGAACAATGAAAACGATGACCCAATTTGGATGTTCGTTGAGTTCTATGACGGTGACGAAAACTTACTAGGTGCAACGGATCATATCAAAGCAAACTCGCCAAAGGTACTCACCCGCTACGCAGGAACAACGCTTGCGCCAATCGGCACACACTTTATCCGTATCGTGATTGAGTCTGAACACAACTCAGGAACTGATACAGATTCGCAATTTGATGATGTTGAATTAACATTATCAATGCCTAATTAA
- a CDS encoding DEAD/DEAH box helicase: protein MRFENQSSKLLSITKSKAKMHEFGLDEEHHIRLTESPTKLLLMTVGILGDLCREELSAEKDAATYELRKGEIRNVARYFDALIGSKLQTEYEYYLCLLGAASYYLADMPGSAVVLSNKLDELRVDLTASRIEKLLEWLLKGSFAEPLRLDEETTLSPLMLELSESISAYIGSDMSARSNTLNTSKSIRRFCHENGSDRELLIADIVASVVERKVINASINLLPAYTGLPVEAWLPSLVKKTFVSEFWPAQRLLGEAGVLSGQSAVVQLPTSAGKTKSAELIIRSSFLSGRATVAVIIAPFRSLCREISSSLSLAFAGEDVLVNQLNDVPQIDDFDVELFSQLFGKAEETLSETQTIVVATPEKLVYLLRHKPELAGAISLVIYDEGHQFDTGARGVTYELLLTSLKRELREQTQHVLISAVLSNAKSIGDWLYAGEGSVVNGAECLSTERSIAFASWRRGRGQFHYVEPFNINEEQFFVPRVMESLELPKRGNETAQRYFPPKDDKSLVAAYLGIKLSEHGPVAVFCGQKSSVTKICREVLKPLERIEQLNGPIRFSDQDEIQKIGRLSELHLGSSSVVTKAIKRGVLPHSANIPNGLRVSVEYAMENGLGRCVVCTSTLAQGVNLPIKYLIVSGVFQGQELISTRDFHNLLGRAGRAGKHTEGSIIFADTELFDGRLGSKRRQWAQMNNLLDPSQSESCLSSLLTLVQPFVEDPFNIDPIKQIQSPEKYERLSIQAAERQGIDITSLLRQMQQRVGYIESLESYLLANLVSDEMLDGEALIELCYGTFAYNLASDTEKEKLLQVFKMVAERVKQIEVEKRPCFGKALLGINELEFLENWLMDNIEALDADSDVLGTLESLWPVIENLGLNNSLGKLIGEKAPLSVAKQWCSGVSYNEILLQASRDGFKFRAGSQQRNLKIENITDICDSALGYEVMLIVGACADLIETLIGNQLLADSVHDLQLSLRIGLSDHIAKELYAIGLADRAVASMVSDSIARSGAEVSDFGKRISLVHRDVIEPELHKLPSVFMSTLYGDS, encoded by the coding sequence ATGAGATTTGAGAATCAATCTTCAAAGCTACTCTCTATTACTAAGTCTAAAGCAAAGATGCACGAGTTTGGTTTAGATGAAGAGCACCATATTCGTTTAACTGAATCGCCAACCAAATTACTGTTGATGACAGTTGGTATTTTAGGCGATTTATGTCGAGAAGAACTTTCTGCTGAAAAAGACGCCGCTACTTACGAACTGAGAAAGGGCGAAATCCGAAATGTAGCCAGGTATTTCGATGCTCTGATTGGTTCAAAACTACAAACTGAATATGAATATTACCTTTGTCTGTTAGGTGCAGCATCATACTACCTTGCAGATATGCCTGGAAGTGCCGTTGTTTTATCCAACAAGCTTGATGAATTGAGAGTTGATTTAACTGCCTCAAGAATTGAGAAGTTGTTGGAGTGGTTGTTAAAAGGAAGCTTTGCAGAGCCTCTACGTTTGGATGAAGAAACCACATTATCCCCTTTGATGTTAGAACTATCTGAGTCGATTAGTGCCTATATTGGTTCAGACATGAGTGCTCGGTCTAACACTCTCAATACATCTAAGAGTATTCGGAGATTCTGTCACGAAAATGGCAGTGATCGAGAATTATTGATAGCAGATATAGTTGCTTCGGTTGTCGAACGGAAAGTGATTAATGCTTCAATCAATCTACTTCCTGCTTATACAGGTTTACCAGTTGAGGCTTGGCTTCCATCCTTGGTTAAGAAGACGTTTGTTAGTGAGTTTTGGCCTGCTCAAAGGTTACTAGGAGAGGCAGGGGTTTTGAGTGGGCAGTCTGCGGTAGTTCAGCTCCCCACCAGCGCGGGAAAAACAAAATCAGCAGAGCTAATAATTCGCTCATCTTTTTTGTCTGGTAGAGCGACTGTTGCGGTAATCATTGCTCCTTTTCGTTCGTTATGTAGGGAGATTAGTTCCTCACTCTCTTTGGCGTTTGCTGGCGAGGACGTGTTAGTTAATCAACTTAACGATGTTCCCCAGATTGATGATTTTGATGTGGAATTATTCTCACAGCTCTTTGGTAAGGCAGAAGAAACCCTGAGTGAGACACAAACTATTGTGGTTGCTACACCCGAAAAGTTAGTTTATCTGCTAAGACATAAACCAGAATTAGCAGGGGCTATTTCGTTAGTTATATACGACGAAGGACATCAATTTGATACTGGTGCCCGAGGGGTGACTTACGAGCTACTTCTAACGAGTTTGAAAAGAGAGTTGAGAGAGCAGACCCAGCACGTATTGATTTCCGCCGTGTTATCAAATGCGAAGTCTATAGGCGACTGGCTTTATGCTGGAGAAGGTAGTGTCGTTAATGGTGCAGAGTGCCTATCTACAGAGCGAAGTATAGCTTTTGCTAGCTGGCGAAGAGGTAGAGGGCAGTTCCACTATGTTGAGCCTTTCAACATTAATGAAGAACAATTTTTTGTCCCTAGAGTAATGGAATCACTGGAGCTTCCTAAACGAGGCAATGAAACAGCTCAACGGTATTTTCCTCCTAAGGATGATAAATCACTAGTTGCAGCCTATTTGGGTATCAAACTATCCGAACATGGTCCTGTAGCAGTTTTTTGTGGTCAAAAAAGTTCGGTTACAAAGATTTGCCGAGAAGTCCTCAAGCCATTGGAGAGAATTGAGCAGCTCAATGGCCCAATACGTTTTAGCGATCAAGATGAAATACAGAAAATTGGAAGGCTGTCGGAACTTCATTTAGGGAGTAGCTCTGTTGTCACGAAGGCGATAAAGCGTGGGGTGCTGCCACACAGTGCAAACATTCCAAATGGTTTAAGGGTTTCTGTTGAATATGCAATGGAAAATGGGCTTGGCCGTTGCGTAGTCTGCACATCAACCTTAGCTCAAGGTGTTAACCTACCGATTAAATACCTAATTGTTTCAGGTGTATTTCAAGGTCAGGAGTTAATCTCCACTCGAGATTTTCACAATCTATTGGGTAGAGCCGGAAGGGCTGGAAAGCACACAGAAGGTAGTATTATTTTTGCTGACACCGAATTATTCGATGGTCGACTTGGCTCCAAGAGAAGACAGTGGGCCCAAATGAATAACTTATTGGACCCATCTCAATCAGAGAGCTGCTTAAGCAGCCTCCTGACGTTGGTTCAGCCTTTTGTTGAAGACCCATTCAACATTGATCCTATCAAGCAGATACAGTCACCTGAAAAATATGAAAGACTTAGTATTCAGGCAGCTGAGCGTCAGGGGATTGATATTACAAGCCTATTGAGACAAATGCAGCAACGGGTAGGCTACATAGAAAGTCTTGAAAGCTATCTACTTGCTAACCTCGTTAGCGATGAGATGCTTGATGGTGAGGCTTTGATCGAACTTTGCTATGGAACATTTGCTTATAACCTTGCTTCTGATACTGAAAAAGAAAAGCTATTACAAGTTTTTAAGATGGTAGCGGAGCGAGTAAAGCAAATTGAAGTCGAAAAGCGTCCTTGTTTTGGCAAAGCCCTTTTGGGTATCAATGAATTAGAGTTTCTTGAAAATTGGCTAATGGACAACATAGAAGCTCTAGATGCAGATTCGGATGTTTTAGGTACACTAGAGTCGCTCTGGCCAGTGATAGAAAACCTAGGGTTGAATAATAGTCTAGGTAAGCTTATTGGTGAAAAGGCTCCACTGTCTGTCGCTAAGCAATGGTGTTCTGGCGTTTCGTACAACGAGATCCTGTTGCAAGCCAGTAGAGATGGTTTTAAATTTAGGGCTGGTAGTCAGCAAAGAAATTTGAAAATTGAAAACATTACTGACATTTGTGATAGTGCTTTGGGGTACGAAGTGATGTTGATAGTTGGTGCTTGCGCTGACTTAATCGAGACTTTAATTGGAAACCAATTGCTTGCTGATTCAGTACATGACCTACAGTTGTCTCTACGTATAGGATTGTCAGATCACATAGCGAAGGAACTGTATGCCATTGGCTTGGCTGATAGGGCAGTAGCTTCGATGGTGTCAGATAGTATTGCTAGGTCAGGCGCTGAGGTGTCTGACTTTGGCAAGAGGATATCTTTAGTTCATAGAGACGTTATTGAGCCTGAACTGCATAAGCTTCCTTCAGTATTTATGAGTACGTTATATGGTGATTCTTAA